Below is a genomic region from Fusobacterium nucleatum.
GAGTAACTTCATTAGAATTATTCCCTTTTGTATAATATATTCCAGCTGCTGCTGTCCCAGCTGTGTTATTTTTAAGTTCTAATTCTCCTCCTTCTAAATAACTACCATTGGTCATGTACATACCTGTTCCAGCAGAAGTAACTTCAACTTTATGTTTTCCATCAACAGTAACTTTTCCACTATTTCCATAAAGTCCTATTCCACTATTTTTAGCTTCAATTAATCCAGTAGCTCCACTAAGTTTTAAATCACCATCAGTAAATACTCCAACAGAACCACTTCCACTTGAAGAAACATTTATTTTATTTATTATATTATTTTTACCACTTCCAGTAGTATTTTTTGCATAAACTCCTATACCACTATTTATGACAGAAATTTTAGCATTTGAAGCAGTCATATTCAAAGTATTGTCTACAAAAGTTGTTTTATCTTTTACAGCAGTATTAAAATACATACCTATTGCTTTAGCTGTTGAAGTTGCACTTCCACTTGGATTAACCTTAAACTCATTATTTAAAGTTGCAGTACTTCCTAAATCTGTTATTCCATCATTTCCACCTTGTGCAAATAAATATATATTATTTCTAGCATGATCTGGACTGAATGTATATGCTCCACTTCTACTATCTACCCATTTAGCACCTGCTAAATATGCTCCTATATTATTTTTAGCATTTGTATTAGTAAAGTCCATTGAAGCTATTTTATCATTTATAGTTGCTCCATTTGCTCCATACAGACCAATAGAATTTTCTTTTGTAAACTTAATATTTCCATTAGAGCTAATTACTCCTGATGTACCCTTTGCAAAAATCCCAACAGACTTATCTCCATTTAATTCTATATTTGAGCCACTAGCAAAATTTATATTTTTTTGTCCATATATTCCTGTTGACTTTTTCCCTAACTTCATTGTTTTACTGCCACTATATACTAAATCTTCTGTATCTCCCCCAGTAATACCTGTACTATTTTCATTTAATGATATATCTGCCTCAACTGTCAAAGCTCCATTACCTTTTGAATAATATGCTATTACATCATTCACTCCTGTATCAGCTACTACTTCTGTATTAAGAGTTTTATTAGTTAGAGTATCAGCAAGTATTCCAACTTTTCCAGCCAATGTTCCTGTTGCTGTTTGTTTTAAAGTAACTTTATTTCCAAGTAAAGTAGAGTTATCTTTTAGGTAAATTCCTACTCCATTTGCTCCATTAAAATCTATATCTCCTAAATTATTTCCAGCAACCCCAACAATGGAATCTTTTGCATAAATTCCTACTGCTTTTTCTCCTATTTTTATTGTCCCATCTTTAGGTAATACTGTTGATTTATCTGCATAAATACCTATTGCTGTTTTAGAAACTGATTTTTTTACTTCAATAGTTCCTGTATTTGTTACTTTATAATCATTGCTTGCAGCAGAGGTATTATTATTTTTAGCATAGATACCAATAGCATCATCATCAGACATTGTTATCTTTCCAGAGTTAGTTACAGAAAAAGTTCCTTCACCACTTTTTCCACCAAATTGATCCTTTTGAGTAACTCCTCCTGATTCTCCATAAGCCATAGCTAAAACACCAACTGATTCTTTTCCACCAGCTTCAATAGTTCCTTTATTATCCACTTTTGAACCATTTACTGCATATACTCCTACTGCTCCACTATTTGCTGTATTTCCAGCTGAAGCATCTTTTTCTACTTCTATTTTTGATGTAGCATCAATATTTACTAAACCATAGTTAATATATGCTCCTACTGCTCCTGTTCCTGCATCTTTTCTATCTGCTATTATCTTTGAATTAACCAAATTAATAGCTGTTTCATTTACATTATTTGCATTTTTACTTGAACTCATTTCAAGTCCCACTACTTGTGTAGCATCTAATTTTGTTAAATCATTACTATCAAGAACTGCTTTTATAGTTTTTCCACTAGCTTCTACCTTAGCTCTTTGAATCAAATATCTTCTAAATAAAGTATAAGAAGCTTTTTTACTTAAATCTGAACTTGTTTCATTATTATCATCGGTTGCATATTTCTTATCTAAATCCTGATCTATAGTTAAGTTTGCCATTCCATCAACAGCTGCTATCTTATATTTATTATATACTGTTCCTCCCTCTTTACCTTTTGCTATTGTAATACCAGAAGGAAGTCCTATACCTCCTAATATATCGCTTGTATTAACGGTACCTGTAATATCACTAGCAACAAATGGTATAGCTTCATTAGACATCATAACAATTTTTCCATTTGCAAACGAAATGTCTCCATTAGTTACAGATTTCACTTTCATTCCAACAGCTTTTCCTCTTAATACTAAGACACTTCCATCTGCAACAATTTTTCCACCATTTTCTGTATAAAGTGAATAACCTTCACCATGATAGTCAAGTAAAGAATTAGATATAGATATTTTACTATTAGATCCTGTTGCATAAGCTAGAGCTGAACCATTTGTTATCTTTGTACTTGAACCTATATTTACAATAGTTCCACCATTATTAGCATAGTAACCAACACTTTTACTTCCAATAATAGATGTTGCAATACTTGGTAAAGTTGAATTATCTATTATAGATGAAGCAGTAACAACTGGCAAAGTAACTGGTGTTGGGTTTGTTACTGTTATATTCCCACCATCAGTTGCATACATACCAATAGTTTCATCTCCTGTATGATTAAAAGAAATTCCCTTTTTAAAAGTAACTTTTGAACCTGCTCCTTTTGTATAGGTAGATACAAACTTTGCACCAGTTGTATTATTTCCACCAGAAGTTTTTAGTTCAAACTTATTTTCTACATTAAGTTTTCCAGAATTTATTGCTGCAAAAAGTATATTTCCAGAACCACCATCTAAATTTAAAGCATTTCTTGTATTAGTATATTTTAATTCTGCTGATGACCCATCTGCAAGAAGACCTATATTATTTGTTCCATTCATTTTTATTTGAGTAAAAGTATCTGCATCTGTTAAGTTAATTTTGGCAGTCCCAACTCTAATACCTGTTGAGCTATCTGCATCTGCTTCTAATGAAACTTTGTATCTTTTTATTTCTCTTTCCTTGAATCCTGAATTTTTAATTGTAAAATCAAAATTTAAACCTATTGATTGTTCAACTTTATTTTTACTATCTGGACTAGTCTGTGTATTTCCATGAGTTACATCTTGAGAAGAACCATTTAAACCACCTATTTTAATATTCCATTTTGAACCAAAAAAGTTAGTTGATTTAGTTTCATCAGGTTCAGTTTTTATACTTGCTCCAACAGACTGATCTCCTAATATTTCTATAGGAGTATTTAATTGTATATCTGCCCAGCTCATTTGTTCAACAGTAGCATCATTATCTGTTGCTATACCTAAACTATGATGCCCATACAATTTCATAATACCATTGTTTATTGAACTTCTTTTTACTGCTTGTGTACTTGAACTTGTATATGCCCAACCAACACTATTAGGTGCATAAAAGGTAACATTTCCATTAGCTCCATTTTCTATTGTATCTATTCCTCTATCTCCATAAGAATAAGCTCCAAATATGAAATTTCCAACTGCTGAATTTCCTATTTTTCCAGGAGAAAATTCTCCTGCTTCTGCATACCCCACAATATTTCCTGCATTAATAAATGTTGTATTTCCTGGACTTTGGACATTATCTATATTAGCAATAACAATTTTATTACCATATAATCTCACTTCAGCTTTATTTATAATTTTAGATTCAGCATTTCCTGCATTTGCATTATTACCTAAATAAAAAACTGCATTTAATTGTGAATTTGTTGAATTGTTCCCTACAGCCTTAATAGTAACCTTATTTGGAATTGTAACTTGAGCTTTTCCTCCTATAGCATAAAATGCTACTTTATTCATTCCATTGACTGAATATGTTGAAGGTAAAACATTTGCTGAATCTTTTGCATTTATAAATTTATGATCTTGACCTTGACTGTGCCCTCTAAAATACATTTCATAATTTCCAGCTGTAATATCCAATTGGGCTATTAATCCATTATTATCTGTTACACCTCCACCATACCATCCTGTATTATTGTTTGGTACATCTTGATAACTCACATCTGTAGATGGTGGATTTGGAACTGGACTTATATTTACTGTTTTTTCTGCTACTGTTGGTGGACTGACAAGTCTTGGTGTAAATCCAGCTGGTGTAGCAGGTGGTGTAACTGTTGGTGCTGTTACTGTTGGTGCATCTCCTACTGTTGGTGGAGTAGGATTAATATTCAATGCTGTTACTGGTGTAACTGATATAGGCGACAATGTTGGAATTGTTCCTGGTATTTGAACATTCACAGTTGGTTCATTAGGAGGTGTCATTTCACCTATTGCAACTTCTTCAGGAGCTGTTAATGTTATTTCTCCCACTTCAACTGTTGGTGGTGTGACACTTGGTGCTGTAATATCTTTTTTTATTACTGTTTTTTCAACTATTGTTTTTTCAATTACTGCCTTTGGCGTTATATTTGCTCCAAAATCTACTTTATCAACAAATTCCAATGGATTTTTAACTATTCCATATTCTCCATAATATTTCCCATTAGAAAATTGTCCATATCCCATATTTTTTCCATAAGAAGCAGAATATTCAGGTCCATTAAAGTTACTTTCTGTTTTGTTCTTATTTTTGCTATAATTTCCCCAATTAGCAAAGATAAATCCTTGATATGATTTTTCTAATGGTTTTACCCAAAATTCTCCTCTTTGTGTTAATTTCTTTATTTTTAATTCTATATCTTTCATGCTTTCATCTGCTTCTTTTAGCATTTGAGAGATATTTTCTTGTTCTTTTTCTATTTTTGTCTTTATTTCTGTTCTTAATGGCACTTGTACTGCTTCATCTGCATAAGAAAAACCACCATTAATTAAAAATGTTATTAATAGTGCCATAGAGTAGCTTAGTCTTTTGTTATTCTTTAAAAAACTTTTTAGACAACTTTCTACTTTATTATAGTCTTTCATATTTTCCCCCTCTTATTTTATTCCTGCATTATTTAATTCTTCTAATTTTTGTAATTTTTCTTGGTATGCTTTTAGTTGTGCTTTCTTTTCTTGATATTGTTGTACATCCGCTTGTAGGGCATTCATTTCATCTGAAACTCTTGTCATTTCATATTCCATTATTTCCCCTCTTGTCATTCCTTTATGTGATTTTTTGTTTTGAACAGTAGCTTCTTCCTCTATAACTTCCTCTCCATTATCAGTTACAAGTTTCTTTTCTACTTCTACTGTTTTTTCTTTTTTCTTATCAGCTTCTTTTAAAAGTCTTGATATTTGAGCTTCTTTACTTTCATCTACACCTGTATCTATATTAGCACAAGCAAATAAAAATAAAGAAGATAATAGTAATAATATTTTTTTCAAATTTTTCCCCTCCCTTTATTTTTCTTCTGTGATATTTTTTAAAGCTTCCTCAACTTGATTTTTTGTTTCTTCAACATCTAATTCTTCTTGCCTTGCTTTTTTAGCTATATCAAGCATATTATCTATTTTTTCTTTTGTCTTATCTACTTTATACATAAGTTTTTCATCTTCTGTCATATTAGCTAATTTTTCTTTTTCTGTTTCAGCCTCTTCAGCTGTCATTTCTACTTGATAACCTTTGGCTTCTTTTTCTTTTTTCTTATCTAATTCTTCATAATATTCTCTTTTTTCTTCTAATATTTGCATAGCATCTCTATCTTCATTGTTTGTTACATTATTTGTACTGTTAGTACATGCAATTAAAGATGCCATACTTAGAGAAAGCAGTAACATTCCTTTTATTTTCATTTTTCCCCCTCACTATCTTATTTTTTGAATTTTTTCAAAATTACTTACTATTTCAGTATTTTCAGCTATTTTTTCATTTATTTGACTTAAATATTTTGAATAATCTTTCACTAAACCATCAAAAGTGTCTTTAAAAAATTTTGTTTTTCTTTCTTCTGGAGCTACTAACAATTTTTCTTCAATGCTTGCTTTTAATTCAGCCAATTTAACATTTTGAGCTGCTGCTCTTTCAGAAAGTTCTTTTTCCTTTTGAAATCTGGCTTCTTCTTCTTTTACTAAATTTTCATACTCAGCATTAAGTCCTTTTAACTCTGAAATAATCTCATCATTTGCAAATATTCCAATAGATAATAAAACGAATAATGTTAAAATAACTTTTTTCATAAATTCAACCTCCCCTTTTTTATATTACTTATTATATATATAATTTATATAACTGTTTTCATTATATCATTTTTTTTATACTATGTCATCAAAAATATTCATCTGATATTCATTTTTATATGCTATATTTCAATATCTTTATCTCTCTAAATATAAAACTTTAGTATCTTTTTAGATTAAAATAGTCTATTTATAGAAACTTTATTTATTTTTAATATATTTTATTTAATAAATTGAAAAGAACTAACTCCTGTTTCTTACAAAAGTCAATTCTTAATTAATAAGTTAAATTAAATTTGTCTAACTTTATGGTGTCAATACAGTCTATGTTCTCATATAAGAATTTTAAGTTGTGAAGGTTATCACAATAAAAAATATAAATCAGGGATATTAATATCCCTGATTTATAATCTTTTTATCAATACTATTTTAATAAATACTTATAATTTTAAAATTGTACTTAATAAAAGTGGAATCATAAACGAAGTTGAAATTGCAGATAAGCTAAGAGCTAATCCACTCATTGCTCCTTCTACTTCTCCCATTTCTATTGCTTTTGCTGTTCCAACAGCATGGCTTGCTGTTCCCATTGCTAAACCTTTAGCTACTCTAGATTTCATAAATTTAGTAACTACTGGAGCAATAACAGCACCTATGATACCTGTTGATACTGTCATCATAGGTATTAAAGATTCTTGCCAACCATTCTTTGAAGCGATATCAAGTGCAATAGCTGTTGTTACTGATTTTGGTAAAGTTGCATGGAAAATATCAGCAGGAAGTCCAAAAACTTTTCCTAATATATATAAAATAATAATTGAAAAAGTGCTTCCTAAAACAGTTGAAACAAGAATAGGGAACCAGTTTCTTTTTAAAATTTGGAATTGTTCATATAAAGCAACTCCTATTATAACACTTTCAACTGGACTTATAAATATTTTAATAATACTTCCACCTTTATCATAGGCTTCAAACGGAATATTTAAAACCATTAAAAATATTATTGTTAATATAATTCCTATTAAAAGAGGGTTACAAAATATAGATTTTGTTTTTGAAAAGAAATACTTTCCAATTTCATAAGCTATTAAAGATAATACTATCCCAAAGAATGGGCTAAAAAGAATTTTTTGTATTATTTCACTCATTTTTACCCTCCTTTTTATCTTTACCACCTAATATTTTTTCTTGAGCACCTATGATAATGTCAGCTAATACTCCTGTAACTAGCATAATCAAGATTGTACTAATTATCATAATAATTAATACCTTTACATAAACCATAGCTGGTTCAGATTTCAACTGTGTCATAATTCCGACTCCAACAGGAAGAAAAAGAAAAGCTAAATGCTTTTTACAACTTGCCAAAGCCTCTTTAAAATAATCTGCCTTTACAACTTTAAATTCCAAAAGCAAAAATAATATTATAGATGCAATAATTGTTTTTGGAATGGGAAAAGAAATAAGGTCACTAACAAATTGCCCTACAAGAGCAAGTGCTAAAATTACAATCCATTGTCCCATACAATCTGCCTCCTAATTATAGAATGATTTCTAAGATTTTATTTTTTTAATTTCTTCTATCATAATTGGAATTATATCCATTACATTTCCTACAATTCCAACATCTGCAATATCAAAAATAGGCGCATCTTCATCTTTATTTATTGCCACAATATAATTTGAACCCATTATACCAGATACATGTTGAGTTGCTCCTGATATACCACAGGCAATATACAATTTTGGTGCAACAATTTTTCCAGATTGTCCAACTTGGTGAGAACGAGGTATCCATTCATCTTCTGTTGCAGGTCTTGTTGCTCCAACAACTCCACCACATACATCAGCTAATTGTTTTACTAGCTCAAAGTTTTCTTTGCTTCCCATACCTCTACCACCTGAAACAATAACTTCAGCTTCTTCCAAATTAACTGTTTCTGATATTTCTTGAACTATTTCTGCAATTTTTGTAAATAAATTTTTGTCTGCTGCCTTTTCTTTTTTTACTTCTCCTGATTTAGCATTTTCACAAACTTCTTTTTTGCAAGCTCCTGAACGAACTGCTATAACTAATGTTTTATCTCCATCAAAAGTTACTTCTTTTAAGATATTTCCACTATACATTGGAAGTGTCATTAAATATTTTTGATTTTCATATTTTACATTTACAGCATCTACAAAAGCAGGAGTTTTCATTTTACTTGCTACTATATTTGCTAAGTCTTTTCCATTTATTGTAGAACCTAAGAAAATAACAGAGGGATTATATTTTTCTTTTACATCTATTAAAGCATTTCCAACAGCTTCTAATTCCTTTTTATTTTCTTCTACATATAAAACTTCATCTGCTCCATAATCAAAGCATTTTTTTGCTGCTTCATCTAAATTTTCTCCAATTAAAACTGCCATAACTTGCTCATTATTTTCTTTTGAAATCTTTTTTGCTAAAGTTAAAGCCTCCAAAGAAACATTGATAGGAGAGTTATCAGCTGTTTCTATATATACCATTATATTTTTTCCCATGTTATAACCTCCTAAAATACTTTTGCTTCCAACATTTTTTGAATAGCTTGTGCAACTAATTCTTCAGCAGTTCCAGTTTTTATTTTTACTCCAGCCTGTCTTTTTGGAGGTGAGAATAATTTAACTTCTTTTACTGCACTTTCATTTGCTATTTCAGTAGAAACCTCAGCTATTTCTTTTTTTCTAGCTGCCATTTTACTTTTAATTGTTGGATAACGAGGTTCATAATTAGGTTTGTTTACAGTTACTATACAAGGAGAAGCAATTTCTACTTTTTCATAGCCTGTTTCTGTTTCCTTTTTAGCAATAATTTTTTCAGCTTCTGTGTCTATATCAACTAAATTAGTTACCACTCCATAATTTAATTCATCTGCTAACATAATTCCAACTTGCCCAGTTGCAAAGTCAGTAGCTTCTTTTCCACAGAAAATGATATCAAATTTTTTGCCTCTTTGTTCTTCTATTTTTTGAATACCTTTAGAAAGAGCTTGAGCAATGATAACAGCATCTTTTTCTTGATAACTTTCATCTTTAATATGAAATGCTTCATCTGCTCCAACTGCTAAACAATTCTTTAAGCTATTTTTAGTATCTTCTCCACCTAATGAAAGAGTAGTTACAGTAATATCTCCTTTTGCCTCTTTTAATCTTACTGCCATTTCCAAAGCATAAGTGTCAAAAGCATTTACTACTTTTTCAACTCCTTCTAATGCAGGTTTTCCTGTTTTTTCATTCATGAATATTTCAACAGAATCGTCTGCAACTTGTTTTATACAAACTAATATTTCCATTAATTTTCCTCCTAACGACCAATTACATTATTTGCAATTACAATTCTTTGAATTTCATTAGTTCCTTCAAAAATTTGGAATATCTTTGAATCTCTTATTAATTTTTCAACTGGATATTCTCTGCTGTATCCATATCCACCAAACATTTGTATAGCTTCAGATGACACTTCCATTGCAATATCTCCTGCATAACATTTTGCAATAGCTGATTCTTTTCCATAAGGTAAACCTAAATCCATTTTTGTTAAAGCATGTGCTACCATTTGTCTTGCAGTTTCTGTTTTAATTTCCATATCTGCAATTTTAAATTGTAATGCTTGATTTTTTATTATAGGTTTTCCAAATTGTATTCTTTCTTTTCCATAAGCTATCGCTTCTTGTATTCCTCTTTGTGCTATTCCAACTGCAATACAACCTATCCAAGATCTAGCTTGGTCTAAAGTTTTCATTGCAATAGCAAAACCTTCTCCTTCTTTTCCAACTAATGCACTAGCAGGTATTCTACAATCTTCTAATACTACATCACAAGTGTTAGAAGTTCTTATTCCCATTTTATCTTCATGGTTTCCAGTGCTAAGTCCTTTAGTTCCTTTTTCAACAAAGAACATTGAAATTCCTTTTAATCCTTTTTCTTTGTCTGTTATAGCAGTAATACAATAGAAAGATGCCACTGCTCCATTAGTGATAAAACATTTTCTACCATTTAAAACATATTCATCTCCGTCTTTAACAGCAGTTGTTCTTCCAGCACTAGCGTCAGATCCAGCTCCAGGTTCTGTTAAACAGAATGCACCAAATCCACCACCTAAAACTAAATCACACATTCTTTGTTTTTGTTCTTCGCTTCCTGAAATAAAAACTGGTTTCATTGCAAGACCACTTGCTGAAATAGTAGTTGCAAAACCTGCATCAGCTATTGCCATTTCTTCAATTAATGCTGCTATATCAACTCTCTTTAACCCTGGTCCTCCATATTTTTCAGGAACTTCAAGTGCTTGATAACCTTGTTCAATAGCCTTATCATATATTTCTTTTGGCCATTCTCCACTTTTATCGTATTCCTTGCATTGTTCCCTCACTTCATTGTCACAGAATTTTTTTACATCCTTCAATAAATCTTGAGCTTCTTCAGAAATTAAATACGCCATAATATTACCTCCTATATTTTTAATGTATAATTATGCTTTATAACAAACTTTATTTGGATTTAAAATCATCTTAGGGTCAAATACTTCTTTTATTCCTCTCATAAGTCTCATGTTCACTTCTCCTGAGAAGTCAGCTAAGAATTGCATTTTTCCATAACCTATTCCATGTTCTCCAGAAATTAATCCTCCAAGTTCAGATGCTTTCTTGTATATATCTATCAAGAATTCTTCAACTTGACGCTTAAATTCTCCAATTTCCATATCATTACTGCAAGCATAAATATGTAGGTTTCCATCTCCCGCATGTCCAAAACTCTTTACAGCAAAGTCATATTTTTTACCAACTTCATTTACATAATGTAAGTAAGGAGCTATTTGATTAACTGGAACAACAACATCACATTCATCTAATAATTTTGTTTCCGCTTCAATAGCTTCTAAGAAACTACTTCTTGCTGCCCAAGCATCTTTTTTCTTAGCTGGAGTATCTGCAACTAAAACATCTAATGCTCCTGCTTCTAAAACAACTTCAGAAGCTCTTTCAGTAATTTCTTCCAATGCTTCCATATCATTTCCATCAAAAGTAACTAATAGATAAGCTCCTATATCTACGCCATCTAATTTTTGAGGAAATACA
It encodes:
- the radA gene encoding defensin-inducing lipoprotein FAD-I, whose amino-acid sequence is MKKILLLLSSLFLFACANIDTGVDESKEAQISRLLKEADKKKEKTVEVEKKLVTDNGEEVIEEEATVQNKKSHKGMTRGEIMEYEMTRVSDEMNALQADVQQYQEKKAQLKAYQEKLQKLEELNNAGIK
- a CDS encoding electron transfer flavoprotein subunit alpha/FixB family protein, which translates into the protein MGKNIMVYIETADNSPINVSLEALTLAKKISKENNEQVMAVLIGENLDEAAKKCFDYGADEVLYVEENKKELEAVGNALIDVKEKYNPSVIFLGSTINGKDLANIVASKMKTPAFVDAVNVKYENQKYLMTLPMYSGNILKEVTFDGDKTLVIAVRSGACKKEVCENAKSGEVKKEKAADKNLFTKIAEIVQEISETVNLEEAEVIVSGGRGMGSKENFELVKQLADVCGGVVGATRPATEDEWIPRSHQVGQSGKIVAPKLYIACGISGATQHVSGIMGSNYIVAINKDEDAPIFDIADVGIVGNVMDIIPIMIEEIKKIKS
- a CDS encoding adhesion protein FadA, with the protein product MKKVILTLFVLLSIGIFANDEIISELKGLNAEYENLVKEEEARFQKEKELSERAAAQNVKLAELKASIEEKLLVAPEERKTKFFKDTFDGLVKDYSKYLSQINEKIAENTEIVSNFEKIQKIR
- a CDS encoding acyl-CoA dehydrogenase family protein; the encoded protein is MAYLISEEAQDLLKDVKKFCDNEVREQCKEYDKSGEWPKEIYDKAIEQGYQALEVPEKYGGPGLKRVDIAALIEEMAIADAGFATTISASGLAMKPVFISGSEEQKQRMCDLVLGGGFGAFCLTEPGAGSDASAGRTTAVKDGDEYVLNGRKCFITNGAVASFYCITAITDKEKGLKGISMFFVEKGTKGLSTGNHEDKMGIRTSNTCDVVLEDCRIPASALVGKEGEGFAIAMKTLDQARSWIGCIAVGIAQRGIQEAIAYGKERIQFGKPIIKNQALQFKIADMEIKTETARQMVAHALTKMDLGLPYGKESAIAKCYAGDIAMEVSSEAIQMFGGYGYSREYPVEKLIRDSKIFQIFEGTNEIQRIVIANNVIGR
- a CDS encoding CidA/LrgA family protein, encoding MGQWIVILALALVGQFVSDLISFPIPKTIIASIILFLLLEFKVVKADYFKEALASCKKHLAFLFLPVGVGIMTQLKSEPAMVYVKVLIIMIISTILIMLVTGVLADIIIGAQEKILGGKDKKEGKNE
- a CDS encoding electron transfer flavoprotein subunit beta/FixA family protein; amino-acid sequence: MEILVCIKQVADDSVEIFMNEKTGKPALEGVEKVVNAFDTYALEMAVRLKEAKGDITVTTLSLGGEDTKNSLKNCLAVGADEAFHIKDESYQEKDAVIIAQALSKGIQKIEEQRGKKFDIIFCGKEATDFATGQVGIMLADELNYGVVTNLVDIDTEAEKIIAKKETETGYEKVEIASPCIVTVNKPNYEPRYPTIKSKMAARKKEIAEVSTEIANESAVKEVKLFSPPKRQAGVKIKTGTAEELVAQAIQKMLEAKVF
- a CDS encoding LrgB family protein — encoded protein: MSEIIQKILFSPFFGIVLSLIAYEIGKYFFSKTKSIFCNPLLIGIILTIIFLMVLNIPFEAYDKGGSIIKIFISPVESVIIGVALYEQFQILKRNWFPILVSTVLGSTFSIIILYILGKVFGLPADIFHATLPKSVTTAIALDIASKNGWQESLIPMMTVSTGIIGAVIAPVVTKFMKSRVAKGLAMGTASHAVGTAKAIEMGEVEGAMSGLALSLSAISTSFMIPLLLSTILKL